The Nitrosomonas sp. sh817 genome includes a window with the following:
- the smpB gene encoding SsrA-binding protein SmpB produces MSIVQNKKAFHDYFIEEKYETGIVLEGWEVKAIRDGRIQLKEAYVIIRNGEIFLIGCHISPLKTASTHINPDPARTRKLLLHAEEIERLIGKVERAGYTLVPIDMHYKSGRIKVEIGLAKGKKQYDKRESEKQKEWERTKQRLMRAK; encoded by the coding sequence ATGAGTATAGTACAAAATAAAAAAGCCTTTCACGATTATTTTATCGAAGAGAAGTATGAAACGGGCATTGTGCTGGAAGGTTGGGAAGTCAAAGCTATTCGCGATGGGCGCATTCAGTTAAAAGAAGCCTATGTTATTATCCGCAACGGCGAAATATTCCTCATCGGTTGTCATATCAGTCCGCTCAAAACCGCCTCGACGCACATCAATCCCGATCCCGCGAGAACGCGCAAATTGTTATTGCACGCCGAGGAAATCGAGCGGCTGATCGGCAAAGTGGAGCGCGCCGGTTATACGCTGGTTCCGATCGACATGCATTACAAGTCCGGCAGAATTAAAGTCGAAATAGGCTTGGCAAAAGGAAAAAAACAATATGACAAACGCGAATCCGAGAAACAAAAGGAATGGGAACGCACCAAGCAACGGCTGATGCGCGCGAAATAG
- a CDS encoding SemiSWEET family sugar transporter: MESHEIIGFIAGFGTTFAAAPDLYAMLKRKSAAGMNPTMAGMMGTFQIVWVYYGILIDSMPVIVWNIIAVAINFLTVTAFCYFARMEKLLKNYPTIDDR; the protein is encoded by the coding sequence ATGGAAAGCCATGAAATCATTGGGTTTATAGCAGGTTTCGGCACCACTTTTGCCGCCGCACCGGATTTATATGCGATGTTGAAACGCAAAAGCGCCGCAGGCATGAACCCGACCATGGCTGGGATGATGGGTACATTTCAAATCGTCTGGGTGTATTACGGTATTTTGATTGATTCGATGCCGGTGATCGTTTGGAACATCATCGCCGTGGCAATCAATTTCCTGACGGTAACCGCGTTTTGCTATTTTGCCCGCATGGAAAAGTTGCTGAAAAACTATCCAACCATTGACGATCGTTGA
- a CDS encoding RnfH family protein, translated as MANAEHTFPVEVVYALPRIQVLKQLTVTDGCTVEQALLSSELLDDHPEIDLTKNRIGIFGKFVQLDMLLQPYDRIEIYRPLVIDPKEARRRRVGSRNNQRSSMVG; from the coding sequence ATGGCAAACGCTGAGCATACTTTCCCAGTGGAAGTTGTTTATGCGTTGCCTCGAATTCAGGTGTTAAAACAATTAACCGTAACGGATGGATGCACGGTCGAACAGGCGCTATTAAGTTCGGAATTGCTGGATGACCACCCGGAAATAGATTTGACGAAAAACCGGATCGGGATTTTCGGTAAATTTGTGCAATTGGACATGCTGTTGCAACCTTATGATCGGATTGAGATTTACCGGCCGCTCGTGATTGATCCCAAAGAAGCCAGAAGGCGGCGTGTTGGATCAAGAAACAATCAACGATCGTCAATGGTTGGATAG
- a CDS encoding PP0621 family protein, producing the protein MGKIIFYILIALLIYWFINYQRPKQKHSESPADIAEDTVTCAYCGVYLPKKEAINDLNQSFCCQEHRDSYINSSS; encoded by the coding sequence ATGGGAAAAATAATTTTTTACATACTCATCGCATTACTAATTTATTGGTTCATTAATTATCAACGGCCTAAACAAAAGCATAGCGAATCGCCCGCGGATATCGCAGAAGATACAGTGACTTGCGCTTATTGCGGCGTTTATTTGCCGAAAAAAGAGGCAATTAACGATCTGAATCAGTCATTTTGCTGTCAGGAACATCGTGATTCGTACATAAATTCATCATCTTAA
- a CDS encoding IS110 family transposase: protein MFYLGMDIAKAKLDCCLLLNEAGDKRKSKVIPNTKAGVSALLEWTAKQGVSAAQLHVVMDATGVYHEQAALALVDAGVMVSIINPAQVKDFGRGLGIRTKTDGVDSVVLAKYGALLKPAAWQPPSVEVRALQALLARRNAVADDLRRELNRQEKSEAIETPELIVQSIAQSIAFLEAELKRLQQAIDDHIDRHPGLKRDMVLLTSIPAVGERVGNNLLAIMHGNRFESAEQVAAYLGLVPVKRQSGSTVLGRARLSKAGPARVRAVLYMAAVVATQYNPHVKALYERLLARGKSKISAIRAAMRKLVHLCFGVIKTQLPYHPNYPKIA, encoded by the coding sequence ATGTTTTATCTCGGTATGGATATTGCCAAGGCAAAATTGGATTGTTGCCTTTTACTTAACGAAGCAGGTGATAAACGTAAATCCAAGGTCATTCCCAATACTAAAGCAGGCGTGAGCGCATTGTTGGAGTGGACGGCCAAACAAGGTGTGTCGGCTGCGCAACTGCACGTGGTAATGGATGCCACTGGCGTATATCACGAGCAAGCTGCTTTGGCTTTAGTAGATGCTGGGGTAATGGTTTCGATCATCAATCCGGCACAAGTTAAAGATTTTGGTCGAGGCTTGGGGATACGCACTAAGACGGATGGTGTGGATAGTGTTGTACTGGCGAAATATGGAGCGCTGCTCAAGCCTGCGGCATGGCAGCCGCCATCGGTGGAAGTCCGTGCATTACAAGCACTACTAGCCCGGCGTAATGCGGTGGCGGATGATTTGCGCCGAGAATTGAACCGGCAAGAAAAGAGCGAAGCTATCGAGACGCCTGAACTGATTGTCCAGTCTATCGCTCAATCTATCGCCTTTCTTGAAGCAGAATTGAAACGGCTGCAACAAGCGATAGACGATCACATCGACAGGCATCCCGGTCTGAAGCGGGATATGGTTCTGCTGACCAGTATTCCGGCAGTAGGTGAGCGAGTGGGAAATAACCTCCTGGCGATCATGCACGGCAATCGTTTCGAATCTGCCGAACAAGTGGCAGCTTATTTGGGTTTAGTGCCCGTAAAACGGCAGTCTGGAAGCACGGTGCTGGGCCGGGCCCGATTGTCGAAGGCGGGTCCGGCGCGAGTGCGAGCCGTGCTATACATGGCAGCAGTGGTCGCCACACAATACAATCCCCATGTCAAGGCGCTTTATGAACGGTTACTCGCCAGAGGCAAATCCAAAATATCCGCTATCAGAGCTGCTATGCGTAAGCTGGTGCACTTGTGCTTCGGCGTTATAAAAACACAACTCCCTTATCACCCAAACTATCCAAAAATTGCTTGA
- a CDS encoding sigma-54 dependent transcriptional regulator: MSIASGRDAAASRKNAPPNILIVDDEPDIIELLELTLARMGMDVVSARSLSEARQLLQSRRFQLCLTDMRLSDGEGLDLVKYIAQFCADLPVAVITAHGTAENAVAALKAGAFDYLVKPVSLKQLRDLVKSALNLPPMAAQSAPPVSAQSNRRVLLGESQPMRQLRATIDKLSRSQAAVYISGESGSGKELAARMIHERSARHQQPFVAVNCGAIPENLMESEFFGYKKGAFTGAEKDHDGFFLAAHGGTLFLDEVADLPLAMQVKLLRVIQEKQVRRIGESQEKNVDVRIISATHKKLNQCVENGQFRQDLYYRLNVIELNMPALREMREDIPLIATAILEKLCRDAARPISSFTKGALAMLTDYDYPGNVRELENILERTLALCAEVEIGETELQLPNSTRETKSLSPGAMNFPLPDSDSRLPLQDYLDQLEKDSIVKALNLSRYNRTKAAKTLGITVRSLRYRMERLGLNETA, from the coding sequence ATGTCAATAGCTAGTGGACGTGATGCGGCTGCATCGCGGAAAAACGCTCCTCCCAATATTCTGATCGTCGATGATGAACCCGATATTATTGAATTGCTGGAATTGACGCTGGCGCGCATGGGGATGGATGTGGTGAGCGCAAGATCGCTGTCTGAAGCCAGGCAGTTGTTGCAATCCCGGCGATTTCAATTGTGCCTGACCGACATGCGGCTAAGCGATGGGGAAGGACTGGATCTGGTTAAATACATCGCGCAATTCTGCGCCGACCTGCCGGTTGCTGTCATTACCGCTCACGGCACGGCAGAAAACGCCGTTGCGGCGCTCAAAGCGGGGGCCTTTGATTATTTGGTGAAGCCGGTTTCGTTGAAGCAATTGCGCGATCTGGTTAAATCCGCGCTCAATTTGCCGCCGATGGCGGCTCAGTCCGCGCCGCCAGTTTCAGCGCAATCGAACCGGCGTGTGTTACTGGGTGAATCGCAACCGATGCGCCAGCTTCGCGCCACCATCGATAAGCTTTCCCGCAGCCAAGCCGCGGTCTATATCAGCGGCGAATCCGGCAGCGGCAAGGAATTGGCGGCGCGCATGATCCATGAGAGAAGCGCGCGTCATCAACAACCGTTTGTTGCGGTGAATTGTGGCGCAATTCCTGAGAATCTGATGGAAAGCGAATTTTTCGGTTATAAAAAAGGCGCTTTCACCGGTGCTGAAAAAGATCACGACGGCTTTTTTCTGGCGGCTCATGGCGGAACTTTGTTTCTTGACGAGGTGGCGGATTTGCCATTGGCGATGCAAGTCAAATTGCTCAGAGTGATTCAGGAAAAACAAGTCAGACGAATCGGCGAATCGCAAGAAAAGAATGTGGATGTGCGCATCATCAGCGCAACCCATAAGAAGCTCAATCAGTGCGTCGAGAACGGGCAATTCCGGCAAGATCTGTATTATCGTTTGAACGTCATTGAGTTGAATATGCCGGCTTTGCGTGAAATGCGCGAGGATATTCCATTGATAGCCACGGCGATACTGGAAAAATTATGCCGCGATGCCGCGCGGCCAATCAGCAGTTTTACCAAAGGTGCATTGGCGATGCTGACGGATTATGACTATCCCGGGAATGTCCGTGAGCTTGAAAATATCCTGGAGCGCACACTTGCGCTGTGCGCGGAAGTGGAAATCGGCGAAACGGAACTGCAGCTCCCCAATTCCACAAGAGAAACGAAATCTTTATCTCCGGGTGCGATGAATTTTCCGTTGCCGGATTCCGATTCAAGATTGCCGTTGCAGGATTATCTCGATCAGCTTGAAAAAGACTCCATTGTCAAGGCATTGAATCTTAGCCGCTATAATCGCACAAAAGCAGCCAAAACCCTGGGGATTACGGTCAGGTCGCTACGCTACCGGATGGAGCGGCTGGGGCTTAACGAAACTGCATAA
- a CDS encoding ROK family protein translates to MRIGIDLGGTKIEGIVMDSDGIELLQKRVDTPQSEGYRAILNTVARLVESLEAAAGTRCPAGIGTPGAISAVTGRMKNSNTMCLNGQPLFEDLQGLLNPPLRIANNANCFALSEALDGAGKGYGMVFGVIMGTGVGGGIVFNGQLHPGRQHIGGEWGHNILESNGPDCYCGQKGCVETLISGPGLAADYHRHGGNRAFQANDIVALAAQGDVLAEAAMQRFLDRFGRALATVINILDPDAIVLGGGLSNIGRLYNEGRDNIARYVFNDQLTTPILKNIHGDSSGVRGAAQLWRCDEI, encoded by the coding sequence ATGCGTATCGGTATTGATTTAGGCGGCACAAAAATTGAAGGCATCGTGATGGATTCTGACGGTATCGAATTGCTGCAAAAGCGCGTCGATACGCCACAATCCGAAGGCTATCGAGCGATTCTGAACACCGTCGCCCGGCTGGTGGAGTCGCTCGAAGCCGCAGCCGGGACGCGATGCCCGGCCGGCATCGGTACGCCGGGCGCGATTTCGGCAGTCACCGGCAGGATGAAGAATTCCAATACCATGTGTCTGAATGGACAACCGTTGTTCGAAGACTTGCAAGGGCTGCTGAACCCGCCGCTGCGCATCGCCAACAACGCCAATTGCTTTGCATTGAGCGAAGCGCTCGATGGCGCGGGAAAAGGCTATGGCATGGTATTCGGCGTCATCATGGGCACTGGCGTCGGCGGCGGCATCGTGTTCAACGGACAATTACACCCAGGCCGCCAGCACATCGGCGGCGAGTGGGGTCACAACATTCTGGAATCGAACGGGCCGGATTGCTACTGCGGCCAAAAAGGCTGCGTCGAAACGCTGATCTCCGGCCCCGGCTTGGCCGCCGATTATCACCGCCACGGCGGCAACCGCGCATTCCAGGCCAACGACATCGTGGCACTGGCAGCGCAAGGCGATGTCCTGGCCGAAGCCGCGATGCAGCGCTTCCTCGACCGCTTCGGCCGCGCCCTGGCGACCGTCATCAACATCCTAGACCCCGACGCCATCGTGCTCGGTGGCGGATTATCGAATATCGGCCGGCTCTACAACGAAGGCCGCGACAACATAGCGCGTTACGTGTTTAACGATCAACTCACCACCCCCATTTTAAAAAACATCCACGGCGACAGCTCCGGCGTGCGCGGCGCGGCGCAGTTGTGGCGGTGTGATGAGATTTAG
- a CDS encoding nitrogen regulation protein NR(II): MSTLANSSPIKQPLSSHPAPARNDAGIASHYWRSLTYFNIYRLLIGVSLLIVTLKAGFIDFGTHQYTLFLYACYGHFISSGISMVLIKWRIPAFDWQLIIQVFSDIAFFSLMLYASGGLQSGLGVVLLVTLAGAGLISRGRLALFFAAVATISLLLLETYSWLTIQSHQAQFSQAGLMSMAYFAVAWLAFRLSKRTIASEQLAQERGIDLANMAQVNQLVIQDLQEGVLVVDRHGFIRQRNGYAEKLLDLKPVSGSAERLKLSDSVPEIADRLASWQNNSNIQFDLLRLAHRNALVRTRFHSIQADFRNGVVIFLEDMGRVQVQLQQLKLAALGRLTVNIAHEIRNPLSAINHAAELLGEEQLEANLDSRLVRIICENTQRLNKIVNDVLQLSRSNVAKPDIFDVQDYIRKFLEEFCEAEKIDLGVFILSNSDEPLICFDRDHFNRVLWNLCRNAWRHCRQQAGSVRIRLEKTIDGGDLCIDIIDDGPGVDPQQSKQLFEPFFTTASDGTGLGLFIARELCENNQASLDHVEESTSGHFRIICRIKNYVNS, from the coding sequence GTGTCAACTCTCGCCAATTCATCCCCGATTAAGCAACCGTTATCGAGTCATCCGGCACCAGCCAGGAATGATGCCGGAATTGCGAGTCATTATTGGCGTTCGCTGACCTATTTCAATATTTACCGTTTGTTAATCGGGGTTAGTCTGCTCATAGTTACATTGAAAGCAGGTTTCATCGACTTCGGGACACATCAGTACACGCTGTTCTTATATGCTTGTTATGGTCATTTCATTAGCAGCGGTATCTCCATGGTGTTGATCAAGTGGCGAATACCCGCTTTTGATTGGCAATTAATCATTCAAGTATTCAGCGATATTGCCTTTTTTTCTTTGATGCTCTATGCCAGCGGTGGTTTGCAAAGCGGCTTGGGGGTCGTGCTCCTGGTGACGCTGGCAGGAGCGGGATTAATCAGCCGGGGCCGTTTGGCGCTATTTTTTGCCGCTGTCGCAACCATCAGCTTGCTTTTGCTCGAAACTTATTCCTGGCTGACGATTCAGTCGCATCAGGCGCAATTCTCTCAAGCCGGACTCATGAGCATGGCTTATTTCGCTGTCGCCTGGCTGGCCTTCCGGTTGTCGAAACGCACGATCGCTAGCGAACAATTGGCGCAAGAACGCGGTATCGATCTGGCCAATATGGCGCAAGTCAATCAGTTGGTGATCCAAGATTTGCAAGAAGGGGTTCTGGTCGTCGATAGGCATGGGTTTATCCGGCAGCGTAATGGTTATGCTGAAAAATTGCTCGATCTGAAACCGGTGTCTGGCAGCGCGGAACGGCTTAAATTATCGGATTCCGTTCCGGAAATCGCCGATCGGCTGGCGAGCTGGCAGAACAACAGCAATATTCAGTTCGATTTATTGCGGTTAGCCCATCGCAACGCGCTGGTGCGTACGCGCTTTCATTCGATCCAGGCGGATTTTCGCAACGGTGTTGTGATTTTTCTCGAGGATATGGGGCGTGTGCAGGTGCAGTTGCAGCAACTCAAGCTGGCTGCGTTAGGCCGTCTGACGGTCAATATTGCTCATGAGATCCGCAATCCGCTATCGGCAATCAATCATGCGGCTGAGTTATTGGGAGAAGAGCAGCTTGAAGCGAATCTGGATTCCCGGCTGGTGCGCATTATTTGTGAAAATACCCAACGATTGAACAAGATCGTGAATGATGTGCTGCAATTGAGCCGGAGTAATGTGGCGAAACCGGACATATTTGACGTGCAAGATTATATCCGGAAATTTCTCGAGGAATTTTGCGAAGCTGAAAAGATCGATCTTGGCGTATTTATTTTGAGTAACTCAGATGAACCGCTTATTTGTTTTGATCGCGATCACTTCAACCGGGTATTGTGGAATTTATGCCGGAACGCTTGGAGGCACTGCCGCCAGCAAGCTGGCAGTGTCCGTATTCGTTTGGAGAAGACGATCGATGGCGGCGATCTTTGTATCGATATCATTGATGACGGACCTGGTGTTGATCCGCAACAATCCAAACAACTTTTCGAACCTTTTTTCACCACGGCTTCCGACGGTACTGGCCTGGGCTTATTCATTGCGCGCGAATTGTGTGAAAACAACCAAGCATCGCTGGATCATGTCGAAGAATCAACCTCGGGGCATTTTAGAATCATTTGTAGAATTAAAAATTATGTCAATAGCTAG
- a CDS encoding COX15/CtaA family protein: MQKPIAIWLLICCALVFAMIVVGGVTRLTDSGLSIVEWQPIVGTMPPITQQDWDVLLEKYRATPQYQQVNKGMSVDEFKSIFWWEYFHRVLGRLIGLVFFIPFVYFLVKKQIDRPLGIKLAGIFVLGGLQGFMGWYMVMSGLVNDPHVSQYRLTAHLGLAFIIFAAMFWVALGLLSPHPTSQQNNENIQGLRKFSFGLSLLIFIMILSGGFVAGIRAGLAYNTFPLMNGHLIPPDLFILEPWYRNFFDNITTVQFDHRLIAWTLAFLVPLFWFKSRKVELPGTTRLACNLFLLMLIIQISLGIATLLHVVPIPLAASHQGGAVLLFATSLWVSHRLRSH, from the coding sequence ATGCAAAAACCTATTGCAATCTGGCTATTAATTTGTTGCGCCCTGGTATTCGCCATGATCGTGGTCGGGGGTGTTACCCGCTTAACCGATTCCGGGCTTTCAATCGTCGAATGGCAACCGATCGTCGGCACCATGCCGCCCATCACCCAACAAGATTGGGACGTTTTATTGGAAAAATACCGCGCAACACCTCAATATCAGCAAGTCAATAAAGGTATGAGCGTCGACGAATTCAAGAGTATTTTCTGGTGGGAATATTTTCATCGCGTACTCGGACGATTGATCGGACTGGTATTTTTCATCCCATTCGTCTATTTCCTGGTAAAAAAACAAATCGACCGGCCATTAGGCATCAAACTGGCGGGAATATTCGTATTAGGTGGGTTACAAGGATTCATGGGCTGGTACATGGTCATGAGCGGCCTGGTCAACGATCCGCATGTCAGTCAATACCGGCTTACCGCCCATTTGGGATTGGCATTCATCATTTTTGCCGCGATGTTCTGGGTGGCCTTGGGATTATTGTCGCCCCACCCTACCTCACAACAAAACAATGAAAATATTCAGGGATTAAGAAAATTTTCTTTCGGCCTCAGCTTACTGATTTTTATCATGATCTTATCCGGCGGTTTCGTCGCCGGCATTCGCGCCGGCTTGGCTTACAATACTTTTCCGCTGATGAATGGACACCTGATCCCGCCCGATCTGTTCATTCTCGAACCATGGTACCGGAATTTTTTCGATAACATTACCACGGTGCAATTCGATCATCGCTTGATTGCGTGGACATTGGCATTTTTAGTCCCGCTGTTTTGGTTTAAGTCACGCAAAGTGGAGTTACCGGGCACAACCCGGCTTGCCTGTAATCTGTTTCTACTGATGCTGATCATACAGATTAGTCTGGGAATCGCCACTTTACTGCATGTCGTGCCCATTCCGCTGGCTGCTTCGCATCAGGGCGGCGCGGTATTGCTATTCGCGACATCGTTATGGGTCAGCCATCGCTTGCGATCGCATTAA
- a CDS encoding vanadium-dependent haloperoxidase: MRNILAISKLLLPLFVFLAAHAAPVKADAVTDWNKRAGDIIVASGIGPLPAERALAIVHAAVYEAVNAITQRYPVSDLKLQPVPDASVEAAVAAANRVALTQLVSSQTAAIGKAYHAAIAAVSDEAAKKAGIAVGEQAAQGILAMRADDGASGQETYRPVTGAGVYIPTVIPEAPQWVARKPWLMSHAAQFRPGPPPELSSERWARDFNEVKALGRFDSRVRTAEQTEIARFWEEVMPPVYHGIVRSVATQPDREITQNARLLAAVTQASDDALIAVFDAKYHYGFWRPLTAIRNGDIDGNEATGRDPSWKPFIDTPMHPEYPCAHCIVSAAVGTVLQAEIGNDPTPVLTTVSKAAGDVSRSWTSIDAFMQEVINARIYDGVHYRNSGETGARMGKQVAKLAVEKYRLGRE, encoded by the coding sequence ATGAGAAATATACTAGCAATCAGTAAGTTATTGTTACCGTTGTTTGTTTTTCTGGCGGCTCATGCCGCGCCGGTCAAAGCCGATGCCGTTACGGATTGGAACAAGCGGGCGGGAGATATCATCGTGGCTTCAGGTATCGGCCCGCTGCCCGCCGAGCGAGCGCTTGCGATCGTGCATGCCGCAGTGTACGAAGCGGTTAATGCGATTACGCAACGGTATCCGGTGAGTGATCTAAAACTGCAACCGGTGCCGGATGCATCGGTTGAAGCAGCGGTCGCGGCGGCTAACCGGGTTGCCTTGACGCAACTGGTTTCCAGCCAAACGGCCGCTATCGGCAAAGCCTATCACGCGGCTATTGCTGCCGTCAGCGATGAAGCTGCCAAGAAAGCCGGTATTGCGGTTGGCGAGCAAGCCGCGCAAGGGATTTTGGCGATGCGCGCCGATGACGGCGCATCCGGCCAGGAAACCTACCGCCCGGTTACCGGTGCGGGCGTGTATATCCCCACGGTCATTCCGGAAGCGCCGCAATGGGTTGCGCGCAAGCCGTGGTTGATGTCTCACGCGGCGCAATTCAGACCCGGGCCGCCGCCGGAACTCAGCAGCGAGCGCTGGGCCCGAGACTTTAACGAAGTCAAGGCACTGGGCCGGTTCGATAGCCGGGTACGGACTGCAGAGCAAACCGAAATCGCCCGGTTCTGGGAAGAGGTGATGCCGCCGGTTTATCACGGTATCGTGCGCTCGGTGGCCACGCAGCCTGACCGGGAGATAACGCAAAACGCGCGGCTGCTCGCCGCGGTCACGCAAGCGTCCGATGATGCGTTGATTGCCGTTTTCGACGCGAAATATCATTATGGTTTCTGGCGTCCGTTGACCGCGATCCGCAACGGCGATATCGACGGCAACGAGGCTACCGGGCGCGATCCGTCGTGGAAGCCGTTCATCGATACGCCGATGCATCCGGAATATCCGTGCGCGCATTGCATTGTGTCGGCAGCCGTCGGTACGGTATTGCAAGCGGAAATCGGCAACGATCCAACCCCGGTGCTGACGACCGTGAGCAAAGCGGCGGGCGATGTATCCCGGAGCTGGACCAGCATCGATGCGTTTATGCAAGAAGTCATCAATGCGCGTATTTACGACGGTGTGCATTACCGCAATTCCGGTGAAACCGGTGCGCGCATGGGCAAGCAGGTCGCCAAGCTTGCCGTCGAGAAATACCGGCTGGGTAGAGAATAA
- a CDS encoding OmpP1/FadL family transporter: MIFNCKKKLERSRTEGIAIACYRQAVLLLGYGLLQYATAATGAGIAIMEQSVKELGQAFSGAPTNISDGSMVFFNPAAMSHVQSRLATSSGYIFVPFAEFHNQSSATVSGAPLRGGDGGNFVTPSFIPNFYYVHPLTNRIVFGMGINVPFAALNSFHSDWKGRYQAIDSEVTAFNFNPSVSFKATEKLSLGAGFNIQYLRSKFTNAIDFGTVCMGAKELGPPACPSLGLLPQQADGHVSLKSDSVGFGYNVGAFYTLNPKIQLGASYRSRVAHDLDGHANYTVPGNASILTRSGSFIDSDARSPVTLPDNVLFGFSYHLNPRWTFSADALWTNWSLIRELRTNFESGQDPDVQPMHWRDTWRYAGGLNYATENGKWIFRTGFAYDETPIPNPQNRSARLPDSDRYWLTAGATYAFRKNIHIHAAYAHLFFVDPSINRRGITKETLNGTYTEQADIIGLQLDWRF; this comes from the coding sequence TTGATTTTTAACTGCAAAAAAAAACTTGAGCGTTCCCGCACCGAAGGAATTGCTATCGCATGCTATCGCCAGGCCGTTCTTCTACTAGGCTATGGCCTGCTGCAATATGCAACGGCAGCCACCGGTGCCGGCATTGCGATCATGGAACAAAGCGTTAAGGAATTAGGACAAGCATTTTCCGGCGCGCCCACCAACATCAGTGACGGCAGCATGGTGTTTTTCAATCCAGCGGCGATGAGCCATGTGCAAAGCAGATTGGCCACTTCGTCCGGTTATATCTTCGTCCCGTTTGCAGAGTTTCACAATCAATCATCCGCAACCGTATCCGGAGCGCCGTTGCGGGGCGGTGACGGCGGTAATTTCGTAACTCCCTCGTTTATCCCGAATTTTTATTATGTGCATCCGCTCACAAATCGGATTGTCTTTGGCATGGGCATTAATGTCCCATTCGCGGCGCTCAATAGTTTTCATTCCGACTGGAAAGGCCGTTACCAAGCCATCGATTCCGAGGTCACCGCATTCAACTTCAATCCGTCGGTTTCTTTCAAGGCTACCGAAAAACTTTCATTGGGTGCTGGATTCAACATTCAATATCTCAGATCCAAATTCACCAATGCCATCGATTTCGGCACGGTTTGCATGGGTGCGAAAGAACTAGGCCCTCCGGCCTGCCCCTCGCTAGGCCTGCTGCCGCAACAAGCGGATGGTCATGTTTCACTCAAAAGCGACAGCGTCGGTTTCGGTTATAATGTTGGTGCTTTTTACACCTTGAATCCCAAGATTCAGCTTGGCGCGAGCTACCGTTCCAGAGTCGCGCATGACCTGGACGGCCATGCAAATTACACCGTCCCCGGTAATGCCAGCATTCTTACCCGGTCGGGCTCGTTCATTGATAGCGATGCCCGGTCGCCGGTTACCTTGCCCGATAACGTGTTGTTCGGTTTTTCATATCATCTGAATCCTCGCTGGACGTTTTCGGCGGATGCCTTGTGGACCAACTGGAGCTTGATCCGTGAGCTCAGAACCAATTTTGAATCGGGTCAAGACCCCGATGTGCAACCGATGCATTGGCGGGATACCTGGCGTTACGCCGGTGGGTTAAATTATGCGACTGAGAACGGCAAATGGATTTTCCGCACCGGTTTCGCCTACGACGAAACACCGATCCCGAATCCGCAAAACCGCTCGGCGCGCCTGCCGGATAGCGACCGCTACTGGCTGACTGCCGGCGCGACATACGCATTCCGGAAAAATATTCATATCCATGCGGCCTATGCTCATTTGTTTTTCGTCGACCCTTCGATTAACCGCCGCGGAATCACCAAGGAAACACTTAACGGCACCTATACCGAGCAAGCCGATATCATCGGTTTACAATTGGACTGGCGATTCTGA
- a CDS encoding type II toxin-antitoxin system RatA family toxin yields the protein MAEIEKSVLVEYSASQMFALVDNVEEYPNFLPWCGGTAVDPQDEVTTHATVKINYHHIQHSFTTINKRFPPDLIEMSLLDGPFEHLDGYWQFISLSEHACKIKFRLHYTFSHKILEKLVGPVFHMIANSFVESFIERAETIYGKR from the coding sequence ATGGCAGAAATAGAAAAATCGGTTTTGGTCGAGTATTCGGCGAGTCAGATGTTTGCATTGGTCGATAACGTTGAGGAATACCCAAATTTTCTTCCTTGGTGTGGAGGCACTGCGGTTGATCCGCAAGATGAAGTCACCACGCATGCGACGGTTAAAATCAACTATCATCATATTCAGCACAGCTTCACAACCATCAATAAGCGTTTTCCGCCGGATTTAATCGAAATGAGTCTGCTGGATGGGCCGTTTGAGCACTTGGATGGTTATTGGCAGTTTATTTCCCTGTCGGAGCATGCTTGTAAAATTAAATTCCGGCTGCACTACACGTTCTCGCACAAAATCCTTGAAAAGCTGGTGGGGCCGGTGTTTCATATGATCGCAAACAGTTTCGTCGAGTCTTTTATCGAAAGGGCCGAAACGATCTATGGCAAACGCTGA